From a single Capsicum annuum cultivar UCD-10X-F1 chromosome 12, UCD10Xv1.1, whole genome shotgun sequence genomic region:
- the LOC107848932 gene encoding putative cyclin-dependent serine/threonine-protein kinase DDB_G0272797/DDB_G0274007, with amino-acid sequence MGYDEDEMERGDGKLYNIYEDVPEYCSYYKHQGHTPVTCTMKRRDDEARKKKEMEEAEKHLKDQMHGISESTKAEQVQDQQINTEQPETSHNKDAENTQEQDRWQTQKRRSRKNNQQTQQVQQRQQQVQQQIHQQQVQQKQQGVQKHQQQQVQQQQQQQVQQQQHQQVAADEWITNSRRSD; translated from the exons atggggtatgatgAAGATGAAATGGAGAGGGGAGATGGCAAGTTATACAATATATATGAGGATGTACCTGAGTATTGTTCTTATTATAAGCACCAAGGTCACACACCTGTGACATGTACTATGAAGAGAAGAGATGATGAAGCAAGAAAGAAAAAGGAGATGGAAGAAGCTGAAAAACATCTTAAAGATCAGATGCATGGTATTTCTGAGAGTACAAAAGCAGAACAAGTGCAAGATCAGCAGATTAATACTGAGCAGCCAGAGACAAGCCACAACAAGGATGCTGAAAATACTCAAGAACAAGACCGATGGCAAACTCAGAAAAGAAGGAGCAGAAAAAATAACCAACAAACACAACAGGTTCAGCAGCGACAACAGCAGGTTCAACAACAAATACACCAGCAACAGGTACAACAAAAACAGCAGGGAGTACAGAAACACCAACAGCAGCAGGtgcagcaacaacaacagcaacaggTACAACAACAGCAACATCAGCAG gtggcTGCAGATGAGTGGATTACTAATTCACGTAGGAGTGATTGA